A window from Gossypium raimondii isolate GPD5lz chromosome 7, ASM2569854v1, whole genome shotgun sequence encodes these proteins:
- the LOC105792062 gene encoding cyclin-dependent kinases regulatory subunit 1, translated as MGQIQYSEKYFDDTYEYRHVVLPPEVAKLLPKSRLLSENEWRAIGVQQSRGWVHYAIHRPEPHIMLFRRPLNYQQQQENQAQQAMLAK; from the exons atgggTCAAATTCAATACTCTGAGAAATACTTCGATGATACTTACGAATACAG GCATGTTGTTCTTCCTCCTGAAGTGGCCAAACTTCTCCCTAAGAGTCGCCTCCTCTCTGAA AATGAGTGGCGTGCGATTGGAGTACAGCAGAGTCGTGGTTGGGTCCATTATGCTATTCATCGTCCTGAACCACACATCATGTTATTCAGGAGGCCTCTTAACTATCAGCAGCAGCAGGAGAATCAGGCTCAGCAAGCTATGCTTGCCAAGTAA